In Methanonatronarchaeum sp. AMET-Sl, one genomic interval encodes:
- the rrp41 gene encoding exosome complex exonuclease Rrp41 encodes MKTKQKPERFIDDEGKRVDGRNPDELRPVHIESGVLNRADGSCYIELGDNKIMAAVYGPREVHPRHLAEPDRAIVRYKYNMASFSVSERKRPGPGRRDKEISKVSAEALESAIFLEKYPNSVIDVFVEIIESAAGTRATSLTAASVACADAGIPMKDLIASCASGKVDDTIVLDVNEVEDNYGQADLPIAIMPKNEEITLLQMDGNLTRNEFEKAIKLAKKGCHQLYEEQKKALKTRYGGN; translated from the coding sequence ATGAAAACTAAACAAAAACCAGAACGTTTTATAGATGATGAAGGTAAGCGAGTTGATGGTAGAAATCCAGACGAATTAAGACCAGTTCACATAGAGAGCGGTGTATTAAACCGCGCCGACGGTTCATGCTACATAGAGTTAGGAGACAACAAAATAATGGCCGCAGTATACGGTCCAAGAGAAGTACACCCAAGACATCTAGCAGAACCCGACCGAGCAATAGTACGATACAAATACAACATGGCCTCCTTCTCCGTATCAGAACGGAAAAGACCCGGACCCGGACGAAGAGACAAAGAAATCTCAAAAGTAAGCGCAGAAGCACTAGAATCAGCAATATTCCTCGAAAAATACCCAAACTCAGTCATCGACGTCTTCGTCGAAATAATAGAGTCAGCAGCCGGAACAAGAGCAACATCACTCACAGCAGCATCAGTAGCCTGTGCAGACGCAGGAATACCAATGAAAGACCTAATAGCAAGCTGCGCATCCGGAAAAGTAGACGACACAATAGTACTAGACGTAAACGAAGTAGAAGACAACTACGGACAAGCAGACCTCCCAATAGCAATAATGCCAAAAAACGAAGAAATAACACTACTACAAATGGATGGAAACCTAACACGAAACGAATTCGAAAAAGCAATAAAACTCGCCAAAAAAGGATGCCACCAACTATACGAAGAACAGAAAAAAGCCCTAAAAACAAGATACGGAGGCAACTAA
- the rrp42 gene encoding exosome complex protein Rrp42: MEEELIAEIEREHITEMIRRGQRQDGRDLKEARNIEIETDIIKKAEGSARVKLGETEVVVGIKMETGDPFPDTPDKGVLITNAELNALASPTFEPGPPGEYATEIARVVDRGIRESEAVDFTKLCITEGEEVWMIFVDIHVLDHDGNLFDVSNIAAISALLTAEIPFEKYEVEPGTNTIDVKTIPVSTTFMKCGGELLLDPTHNEEMIGTTRLTTITNSENEIVGMQKGLPGTWSEQEVYEVVDTSIKKAEKTRQIIKNNIQK, translated from the coding sequence ATGGAAGAAGAACTAATCGCCGAAATAGAGAGAGAACACATAACAGAAATGATCCGCAGAGGCCAGCGACAAGACGGCCGAGACCTAAAAGAAGCAAGAAACATAGAAATAGAAACCGACATAATCAAAAAAGCAGAAGGCTCAGCAAGAGTCAAACTCGGAGAAACAGAAGTCGTAGTCGGAATAAAAATGGAAACCGGCGACCCATTCCCAGACACACCAGACAAAGGCGTACTAATAACAAACGCAGAACTAAACGCCCTAGCATCCCCAACATTCGAACCAGGACCACCCGGAGAATACGCAACAGAAATCGCAAGAGTCGTAGACCGAGGAATACGAGAATCAGAAGCAGTAGACTTCACAAAACTATGCATAACAGAAGGCGAAGAAGTCTGGATGATATTCGTCGACATACACGTACTAGACCACGACGGAAACCTATTCGACGTATCAAACATAGCAGCAATATCAGCACTACTCACAGCAGAAATACCATTCGAAAAATACGAAGTAGAACCCGGAACAAACACAATAGACGTAAAAACAATACCAGTCAGCACAACATTCATGAAATGCGGAGGAGAACTCCTACTCGACCCCACACACAACGAAGAAATGATAGGAACAACAAGACTAACAACAATAACAAACAGCGAAAACGAAATAGTAGGAATGCAAAAAGGCCTCCCAGGAACCTGGAGCGAACAAGAAGTATACGAAGTCGTAGACACAAGCATAAAAAAAGCAGAAAAAACAAGACAAATAATAAAAAACAACATACAAAAATAA
- a CDS encoding 50S ribosomal protein L37ae, which yields MPKKTKSDPSKRYKTRYGSKIRKKIAEIERESKATHQCPKCKTQSLKRNGTGIWKCRKCGKKTAGGAYKPKTPIGAKVKRTLKEVTEEKEE from the coding sequence ATGCCCAAAAAAACAAAATCAGACCCATCAAAAAGATACAAAACAAGATACGGAAGCAAAATAAGAAAAAAAATAGCCGAAATAGAAAGAGAATCAAAAGCAACACACCAATGCCCAAAATGCAAAACCCAATCACTCAAAAGAAACGGAACAGGAATATGGAAATGCAGAAAATGCGGCAAAAAAACAGCAGGCGGAGCATACAAACCAAAAACACCAATCGGCGCCAAAGTAAAAAGAACACTCAAAGAAGTAACAGAAGAAAAAGAAGAATAA
- a CDS encoding KEOPS complex subunit Pcc1, with amino-acid sequence MHTLTLTIKTNNPETTYKAIKPEIKDSPSNKSKIQLKKQKNKIQLHIQSQDTTSLRAATNSWLRWIMITQETNQITKTTKPK; translated from the coding sequence ATGCACACACTAACACTCACAATAAAAACCAACAACCCAGAAACAACATACAAAGCAATCAAACCAGAAATAAAAGACTCACCCTCAAACAAATCAAAAATACAACTAAAAAAACAAAAAAACAAAATACAACTACACATACAATCACAAGACACAACATCACTAAGAGCAGCAACAAACTCATGGCTACGATGGATAATGATAACCCAAGAAACAAACCAAATAACAAAAACCACCAAACCAAAATAA
- the rpoP gene encoding DNA-directed RNA polymerase subunit P (DNA-dependent RNA polymerase catalyzes the transcription of DNA into RNA using the four ribonucleoside triphosphates as substrates) has translation MGYRCARCNEDVELDQERTGVRCPFCGYRILMKKRGSNPKHVKAR, from the coding sequence ATGGGATATAGATGTGCAAGATGTAACGAAGACGTGGAACTTGACCAAGAAAGAACCGGAGTAAGATGTCCATTCTGTGGATACAGAATATTAATGAAAAAACGTGGCAGCAATCCAAAACACGTCAAAGCAAGATAA
- a CDS encoding ABC transporter permease subunit, whose translation MKWPLIAQKDFIDAIRSKVFLVLVAAFIVIVAGGVYTVTLIPEGFFGEQIPLTSDFALIALQSIFIVFVPLIALVAVFDSIAGERDSNSLRVLLSFPYTRLDVVLGKFIGRALVVTIPILIGFAVATLVIIGFYEELFITNYLIFIALTILLAWSFIGIGIGFSAAAKTRTMAIGLAAGVYLLFLIFWDIIYLLIHYILKGGVPGFGQWPEWLVWLDSINPISAYGYLSQHYIGLEQFHEFMNPLMLTGKDTLPFYLQEPALILYLLTWMIIPVILGYIYFKKSDIT comes from the coding sequence ATGAAATGGCCTTTAATAGCTCAAAAAGATTTTATAGACGCTATTCGCTCTAAAGTATTCTTAGTTTTAGTTGCTGCCTTCATAGTTATTGTTGCCGGCGGTGTCTACACTGTTACATTAATACCTGAGGGTTTTTTCGGAGAACAGATACCTCTCACATCTGACTTTGCTTTAATTGCCCTACAATCCATATTCATTGTTTTTGTACCTTTGATTGCGTTGGTTGCGGTTTTCGATTCAATCGCTGGTGAAAGAGATTCAAACAGCCTACGTGTCTTACTTAGCTTTCCATACACACGACTCGATGTTGTATTAGGTAAATTTATTGGAAGAGCCTTAGTCGTAACAATACCAATATTAATCGGTTTCGCCGTAGCAACCCTCGTAATAATCGGTTTCTATGAAGAACTATTTATAACCAACTACCTAATCTTCATAGCACTAACAATCCTGCTTGCCTGGTCATTTATCGGAATCGGAATCGGTTTTTCAGCAGCCGCAAAAACCCGAACCATGGCGATTGGGTTAGCAGCAGGTGTATACCTACTCTTCCTAATCTTCTGGGACATCATCTACCTACTAATACACTACATCCTTAAAGGTGGAGTGCCCGGATTCGGACAATGGCCCGAATGGTTGGTCTGGCTTGACAGCATAAACCCAATCTCAGCATATGGATACCTATCCCAACACTACATCGGCCTCGAACAATTCCACGAATTCATGAACCCATTAATGTTAACAGGAAAAGATACATTACCCTTCTACCTACAAGAACCAGCCCTAATACTATACCTACTAACCTGGATGATAATACCAGTAATACTTGGATACATATACTTCAAAAAATCAGACATAACCTAA
- a CDS encoding ABC transporter ATP-binding protein has product MSVISTEGLSKCYGDVVALDDLNIDVGEGEIFGFLGPNGSGKSTAINILFDLVRPSKGKAEILGYDCQLDSVEVKKRTGFLPERCGVYSRLSGRKHIEFAINSKDVDDDPERVMKRVGILDAAERKAGGYSKGMKKRLCLGMALTGSPELIILDEPTSGLDPNGALEVRNIVFEERDRGATVFFSSHILDQVQRVCDRVAILKSGSLIAIDTIEGLRREVGSKSGLKLMLKEIPPNLEKALSRVDGVENIGVEGKNVHLTLRYEVSKNKVLEAVKEAGADVIDFETKEVTLEDLFASYISGGD; this is encoded by the coding sequence ATGTCTGTTATATCTACTGAAGGGCTTTCTAAGTGTTATGGTGATGTTGTTGCGCTTGATGATTTAAATATCGATGTTGGGGAGGGTGAGATTTTTGGTTTTTTAGGGCCTAATGGCTCTGGTAAGAGTACGGCCATTAATATTTTGTTTGATTTAGTCCGTCCCTCCAAAGGGAAGGCAGAGATTCTTGGTTATGACTGTCAGTTGGATAGTGTTGAGGTTAAAAAAAGGACAGGTTTTTTGCCTGAGCGTTGTGGTGTTTATAGTCGGTTGTCTGGCCGGAAGCATATAGAGTTTGCTATTAACTCTAAGGATGTGGATGATGACCCTGAACGTGTTATGAAGCGTGTTGGGATTTTAGATGCCGCTGAACGTAAAGCTGGTGGGTACTCGAAAGGTATGAAGAAACGTTTATGTCTTGGTATGGCTTTGACAGGTAGTCCTGAACTAATTATTCTTGATGAACCTACAAGTGGTTTAGATCCAAATGGTGCTCTTGAGGTCAGAAACATTGTTTTTGAAGAAAGGGATAGAGGTGCCACAGTTTTTTTCTCAAGCCACATACTCGATCAAGTTCAACGTGTCTGTGATAGAGTAGCAATACTAAAGTCTGGTAGTTTAATCGCTATCGACACCATAGAGGGGTTGCGTCGTGAAGTCGGTAGTAAATCAGGACTTAAATTAATGTTAAAGGAAATTCCACCTAACCTAGAGAAAGCTTTATCTAGAGTGGATGGTGTGGAGAACATTGGTGTTGAAGGAAAGAATGTCCATCTAACCTTGAGGTATGAGGTATCGAAAAATAAGGTGCTTGAAGCCGTTAAGGAGGCTGGAGCCGACGTAATCGATTTCGAGACCAAGGAAGTTACTTTGGAAGACCTGTTCGCAAGCTATATCTCTGGTGGGGATTGA
- a CDS encoding CDP-2,3-bis-(O-geranylgeranyl)-sn-glycerol synthase, with amino-acid sequence MIELIITALWLVIPAYVPNSTAVLFQGKTPIDFNKDFIDGNRLLGDGKTIRGFIGGGLCGTITGGIQIYLAPTLGLPDFNTNIFLVASLAFGALLGDMFFSFLKRRLNKKRGSPFPGVDQLDFLIGALLVTWLLYPSWFTTNFTPQVLLVVFVLTPVIHISVNLIAYKLGYKNEPW; translated from the coding sequence ATGATTGAATTGATAATCACCGCTTTATGGCTTGTCATACCTGCTTATGTCCCTAACTCTACAGCCGTTTTATTCCAAGGGAAAACACCAATCGACTTCAACAAGGACTTCATAGATGGAAACCGATTACTCGGAGACGGTAAAACAATTCGTGGTTTTATTGGAGGCGGATTATGCGGAACTATAACAGGAGGTATCCAGATATATTTAGCCCCAACACTAGGCCTTCCAGACTTTAACACAAACATCTTCTTAGTTGCCTCCCTAGCTTTCGGAGCGTTGTTAGGAGATATGTTTTTCAGTTTCCTAAAAAGACGTTTAAATAAAAAACGTGGATCACCATTCCCTGGAGTCGATCAACTCGATTTCTTAATTGGAGCTTTATTAGTGACATGGTTATTATATCCATCATGGTTCACCACAAACTTCACACCTCAAGTATTATTGGTAGTTTTTGTATTAACTCCCGTAATACATATATCGGTCAACCTAATCGCCTATAAACTAGGGTATAAAAACGAACCATGGTAA
- a CDS encoding nitroreductase — translation MSNVLDCIVDRRSIREYKDDEIDNNRLYSILEAGRWAPSGLNNQPWHFILIDDQNQISRLSKLTKYRETMEMSKALIAIFLDKNESYNRTKDIQAIGAACQNMLLAIHSLDLGAVWNGEILNQKQEAEKVLNTPDNLELMAVICIGKPIEKERKSDRKPLSEIVHKNKYGQEI, via the coding sequence ATGAGCAATGTATTGGACTGTATAGTTGACCGGCGAAGTATCAGAGAATACAAAGATGACGAAATTGACAACAACCGTCTTTACAGTATCCTTGAGGCAGGTCGTTGGGCCCCAAGCGGATTAAACAACCAGCCATGGCATTTCATATTGATCGATGACCAAAACCAGATATCAAGACTTTCCAAACTCACAAAATACAGAGAAACAATGGAGATGTCAAAAGCATTAATAGCAATCTTCTTAGATAAAAATGAATCGTACAACAGAACAAAAGACATACAAGCAATCGGAGCAGCATGCCAAAACATGCTATTAGCCATCCACTCACTTGATTTAGGCGCAGTATGGAATGGCGAAATACTAAATCAAAAACAAGAAGCAGAAAAAGTCCTAAACACTCCTGATAACCTTGAATTAATGGCTGTCATATGCATCGGCAAACCAATCGAAAAAGAAAGAAAATCAGATAGAAAACCACTAAGCGAAATCGTACACAAAAACAAGTATGGCCAGGAAATCTAG
- the cbpB gene encoding peptide-modifying radical SAM enzyme CbpB, with the protein MWTEEDTFYDPETGFYWFRETPDYSDIEGELKQEIENYRFEKNIEFVYFNVTEACNADCPYCYVPKEKRESGKTMTREEVNNIMDRLLDTDVKRVLFHGVEPLIKKDLIFSVMEDYPEFNYGLQTNGLLLEKQDIDFLKDVGSNIGLSLDAPDPRVNDFLRSEGHYDNTMKLLEELKGYPGLSVITTINKHNEHLLTDMVDHLSSYVETLLMNPVRGTSPGGRDLRPTNLTENFLNAVERAMEHTKNGNRTVIGDYANIVLGILAPASRVLQCDVSPCGGGRRFISITPSGVYPCTEFIGLEEFNKNLEDALNHEAFNKVTNRKVEDIDECDECEYRHLCGAPCPAEVYASEGKLNLKSPYCEFYKSIIEHAFQTIKTGNEKHVIKLENLKKTHEVTTKPHA; encoded by the coding sequence GTGTGGACTGAGGAAGATACTTTTTATGACCCAGAAACGGGTTTTTATTGGTTTAGAGAGACACCTGATTACAGCGATATAGAGGGTGAGTTAAAACAAGAGATAGAGAACTATAGGTTTGAAAAAAACATTGAGTTTGTTTATTTTAATGTAACAGAGGCTTGTAACGCCGACTGTCCATATTGTTATGTTCCTAAAGAAAAACGAGAGTCTGGTAAAACAATGACTCGAGAAGAGGTCAACAATATAATGGATAGGCTACTTGATACAGACGTTAAGAGGGTTTTGTTCCACGGCGTTGAACCCTTGATTAAAAAAGACTTAATATTCAGTGTTATGGAAGACTATCCTGAATTCAATTATGGTTTACAGACAAACGGCCTGTTGCTGGAGAAACAGGATATCGATTTCCTGAAGGATGTTGGCTCTAATATAGGACTTTCTTTAGACGCTCCAGACCCAAGAGTTAACGATTTCTTGAGAAGCGAGGGACATTACGATAACACAATGAAGTTGCTTGAAGAGTTAAAGGGATATCCAGGCCTTAGCGTTATAACAACCATCAACAAACATAACGAACATCTATTAACCGATATGGTTGACCACCTCTCAAGTTATGTTGAAACTTTATTGATGAATCCAGTTAGAGGAACAAGTCCTGGTGGACGGGACCTACGTCCCACCAACCTGACCGAGAACTTTCTGAATGCAGTTGAAAGAGCTATGGAGCATACGAAAAATGGAAACAGGACGGTTATAGGTGATTATGCAAACATAGTTTTAGGTATACTGGCTCCTGCCAGCCGTGTACTACAATGCGATGTCTCTCCTTGTGGTGGAGGCCGTAGATTTATCTCCATAACTCCAAGCGGTGTATATCCCTGCACTGAGTTCATAGGTCTAGAAGAATTTAATAAAAATCTAGAGGACGCATTGAACCACGAAGCATTCAACAAAGTCACAAACCGTAAGGTAGAGGACATCGATGAATGTGATGAATGTGAATATAGACATCTATGTGGAGCGCCATGTCCAGCCGAAGTCTACGCTTCCGAAGGAAAACTAAATCTAAAAAGCCCCTACTGTGAGTTCTACAAATCAATCATCGAGCACGCATTCCAAACAATCAAAACAGGTAACGAAAAACACGTAATAAAACTAGAAAACCTAAAAAAGACCCATGAAGTGACAACAAAACCACATGCATAA
- a CDS encoding DUF4010 domain-containing protein yields MVIAISGIGFLNYILVREYEERGFWATGFFGGLVNSTAVVVSITNRVGDFKGSDRTAVSTILLANSAMAFRNLVLAVLFVPVIFVDVFVPLGLIGLVGVLIAYFMNPFGGVEAPTELKSPFSIKNALLFGGFFLLVLLLSAWANVALGEAGFIATMFIAGLVSSGSATTTAVALFGTGQIGGEIAALGVIVGTIASILVKTLFAVVNAREITVSVFLWNLLLIMIGLGGLGLIIIF; encoded by the coding sequence TTGGTTATTGCGATTAGTGGTATTGGTTTTTTGAATTATATTTTGGTTCGTGAGTATGAGGAAAGGGGTTTTTGGGCTACTGGTTTTTTCGGAGGTTTGGTTAACTCTACGGCTGTTGTTGTATCGATCACGAATAGGGTTGGTGATTTTAAGGGAAGTGATAGGACTGCAGTTAGTACTATTTTGTTGGCTAACAGCGCTATGGCTTTCCGGAACTTGGTTTTGGCTGTATTATTTGTACCAGTGATTTTTGTTGATGTGTTTGTGCCTTTGGGTTTAATTGGTTTGGTTGGTGTTTTGATTGCTTACTTTATGAATCCATTTGGAGGTGTTGAGGCTCCAACTGAGTTGAAGTCTCCATTTAGTATTAAGAACGCTTTGTTGTTTGGTGGATTTTTCTTGTTGGTCTTGTTGTTGTCGGCTTGGGCTAATGTGGCGTTGGGTGAAGCTGGTTTTATTGCGACAATGTTCATTGCTGGTCTTGTTAGCAGTGGTTCTGCAACTACGACAGCTGTTGCTTTGTTTGGAACCGGCCAGATCGGTGGTGAGATAGCTGCGTTAGGAGTTATTGTGGGAACGATCGCAAGTATCTTGGTTAAGACGTTGTTTGCTGTTGTTAATGCACGTGAAATAACAGTTTCTGTTTTCCTATGGAACTTATTGTTGATTATGATAGGTCTGGGTGGTCTAGGACTAATAATTATATTTTAA
- a CDS encoding MgtC/SapB family protein, whose protein sequence is MFEQFIEAVPPTIVKLVSATLLGLFLGLEREWSEKPAGIRTFALIALVGSIFGILDSELVIAMGVLLIIAMAVLVGYRGVSGEEFTGLFLTTSVSMVVAYGVGVLVGLGFYLEGVTIAFLAALLLVLKRELHMFALNLSKRELQSAAEFAVIAFVIYPLLPSEPFGPWNAIDARLV, encoded by the coding sequence ATGTTTGAGCAGTTTATTGAGGCGGTGCCTCCTACGATTGTTAAGTTGGTTTCTGCTACGTTGTTGGGGTTGTTTCTTGGGTTGGAGCGTGAGTGGTCGGAGAAGCCTGCTGGTATTCGTACGTTTGCTTTGATTGCTTTGGTTGGTAGTATTTTTGGGATTTTGGATTCTGAGTTAGTTATTGCTATGGGTGTGTTGTTGATTATTGCTATGGCTGTTTTGGTTGGGTATAGGGGTGTTAGTGGTGAAGAGTTCACTGGCTTGTTTTTAACGACGAGTGTTTCTATGGTTGTTGCTTATGGTGTTGGTGTTTTGGTTGGTTTGGGTTTTTATCTTGAGGGTGTTACTATTGCGTTTTTAGCGGCGTTGTTGTTGGTTTTGAAGCGTGAGTTGCATATGTTTGCTTTGAATTTGAGTAAGAGGGAGTTGCAGAGTGCTGCGGAGTTTGCTGTAATTGCTTTTGTGATCTATCCATTGCTTCCTAGTGAACCGTTTGGTCCTTGGAATGCTATTGATGCTAGGTTGGTTTAG
- a CDS encoding dihydrolipoyl dehydrogenase: MKEYDVVVIGGGSGSHIVDVALHHDLSVCLVEMDQLGGTCLNYGCIPTKMLTYPADLVSIKNKAISLGIDMEVNSIDFNYIMNRMRKKVNESVKRDMENARNIEGVDFYNSIAKFIDQRTLMVDGDEITGEKIFLATGARPLKPPIKGIDEVEVHTNETLLQITEKPESIIMIGGGYISIEFAHFFNSMGTDVTIIQRNKDLIPDMENEIKDILEKEYETKMNIHTNTEAIEIENKGDKKTVYATKNGEQKEFTANEILVATGRKSNADLLDLHNTSIETDEKGYIKVNKKMETTQPNVWALGDATGQHMFKHTANREARIAAENAFHQADLEMDYKAAPQAIFSNPQIASVGLTEKQAQQKHDILVGEARYNEVAKGEAMKEKTGYVKTIVKQETEEILGHHIIGPYAPILIQEIITIMDANGTIQNVFAPMHIHPALPEINQKPFTNLKPPQKEK, translated from the coding sequence ATGAAGGAGTATGATGTTGTGGTTATAGGTGGGGGTTCAGGTAGCCATATCGTTGATGTAGCGTTGCATCATGATTTATCTGTCTGTTTAGTGGAGATGGATCAGTTGGGCGGGACATGTCTAAACTATGGTTGTATACCAACCAAGATGTTAACATACCCCGCTGACCTAGTCTCGATAAAAAATAAAGCTATTTCTCTCGGAATAGATATGGAAGTAAACTCAATCGACTTCAATTATATAATGAATCGGATGAGGAAAAAAGTAAACGAGAGCGTTAAAAGAGATATGGAAAACGCTAGAAATATAGAGGGCGTTGATTTCTATAATTCGATTGCTAAATTCATTGATCAAAGAACATTAATGGTAGATGGTGATGAGATAACTGGTGAAAAGATCTTTTTAGCAACTGGTGCTAGACCATTAAAACCACCGATTAAAGGAATAGATGAAGTAGAGGTTCATACGAACGAGACATTACTTCAAATCACTGAAAAACCGGAATCAATAATAATGATAGGTGGTGGCTATATCTCAATTGAGTTTGCACATTTCTTCAACTCAATGGGAACAGATGTAACGATAATTCAAAGAAACAAAGACCTAATACCCGATATGGAAAATGAAATTAAAGATATTTTGGAAAAAGAATATGAAACAAAAATGAACATCCATACAAACACAGAGGCAATAGAGATAGAAAATAAAGGTGATAAAAAAACTGTTTATGCAACCAAAAACGGAGAACAAAAAGAGTTCACGGCAAACGAGATATTGGTTGCAACCGGCCGTAAATCAAACGCCGACCTCCTAGACCTACATAACACATCGATAGAGACAGATGAAAAAGGATACATCAAAGTGAATAAAAAAATGGAGACAACACAACCAAATGTTTGGGCGTTAGGCGATGCAACAGGCCAACATATGTTTAAACATACAGCAAATCGAGAAGCAAGGATCGCAGCAGAAAACGCCTTCCATCAAGCCGATTTAGAGATGGATTATAAAGCCGCTCCACAAGCAATATTCTCAAACCCACAAATCGCTTCAGTAGGTCTTACAGAAAAACAAGCACAACAAAAACACGATATATTGGTTGGAGAAGCCAGATACAACGAAGTAGCTAAGGGGGAGGCAATGAAAGAAAAAACCGGTTACGTAAAAACAATCGTAAAACAAGAAACAGAAGAAATACTTGGGCACCACATAATAGGTCCCTACGCACCAATACTAATACAAGAAATAATAACGATAATGGATGCAAATGGAACAATACAAAACGTATTCGCACCAATGCATATACATCCAGCACTACCCGAAATAAACCAAAAACCATTCACAAACCTAAAACCACCACAAAAAGAAAAATAA
- a CDS encoding 4Fe-4S binding protein — translation MVEREIIDIDHDLCDGCGDCIPACPEGAIQIIDGKARLINESFCDGLGACLQECPKNAIKIQKKEVEPYNEEKVIEKMVEQGPEVLKAHLQHLSNHGQTKLLETAIDHLKTLGVQPPKIKINEDLKPEIGCPGTKIQTNKQKISRKEVGSGQWPLQLSLVPVKAPYLDTDHLVFVADCVPPTYPNLHKEIIKGQPIVLGCPKLDDQQKYINKLTQILENNPIQKITSLHMEVPCCHGVNQIIEKAIKKTDREIETNEIVISIEGDRK, via the coding sequence TTGGTAGAAAGAGAGATAATTGACATAGACCATGATTTATGTGATGGCTGTGGAGACTGCATACCTGCATGTCCAGAAGGCGCAATACAAATAATAGACGGTAAAGCCAGGCTTATCAACGAATCTTTTTGCGATGGATTAGGCGCCTGTCTCCAAGAATGCCCCAAAAACGCAATCAAAATACAAAAAAAAGAAGTAGAGCCATACAACGAAGAAAAAGTGATTGAAAAAATGGTTGAACAAGGCCCTGAAGTTCTAAAAGCCCACCTACAACACCTATCAAACCACGGTCAAACCAAATTACTTGAAACAGCGATAGACCACCTAAAGACCTTAGGAGTCCAACCACCTAAAATCAAGATAAATGAAGACCTAAAGCCAGAGATAGGGTGTCCCGGAACCAAAATACAAACAAATAAACAAAAAATATCCAGGAAGGAAGTTGGATCAGGCCAATGGCCACTGCAGTTATCACTGGTTCCCGTTAAAGCACCATACCTAGATACAGATCATTTAGTTTTTGTTGCGGACTGTGTTCCACCAACCTATCCAAACCTACATAAAGAGATAATTAAGGGCCAGCCAATCGTTTTAGGTTGTCCAAAACTGGATGACCAACAAAAATACATCAATAAACTAACACAGATATTGGAAAACAACCCGATACAAAAAATAACCTCACTCCATATGGAAGTCCCATGTTGCCATGGAGTTAACCAAATAATAGAGAAAGCAATTAAAAAAACAGATAGAGAGATAGAAACAAACGAGATCGTGATTTCCATAGAAGGAGATAGAAAATAA